A window of the Miscanthus floridulus cultivar M001 chromosome 14, ASM1932011v1, whole genome shotgun sequence genome harbors these coding sequences:
- the LOC136506093 gene encoding probable calcium-binding protein CML28, which translates to MSSSMDSSELRKVFQMFDKNGDGQITKKELGESLKNLGIYIPDDELDATMDKIDVNGDGCVDVEEFGRLYRSIVEDGPGGDGDKHDEEEDMREAFNVFDQNGDGYITVEELRSVLASLGLKQGRTAEDCRKMISKVDADGDGRVDFTEFKQMMRGGGFAALGR; encoded by the coding sequence ATGAGCAGCAGCATGGACTCGTCGGAGCTAAGGAAGGTGTTCCAAATGTTCGACAAAAACGGCGACGGCCAGATCACCAAGAAGGAGCTAGGCGAGTCGCTCAAGAACCTCGGCATCTACATCCCCGACGACGAGCTCGATGCCACGATGGACAAGATCGACGTTAATGGAGATGGTTGTGTGGACGTCGAGGAGTTCGGCAGGCTCTACCGCTCCATCGTCGAGGACGGCCCAGGGGGCGACGGCGACAAgcacgatgaggaggaggacatGCGGGAGGCGTTCAACGTCTTCGACCAGAACGGCGACGGATACATCACCGTCGAGGAGCTGCGGTCCGTGTTGGCCAGCCTCGGCCTCAAGCAGGGGCGCACGGCCGAGGACTGCCGCAAGATGATCAGCAAGGTCGACGCAGATGGCGACGGGCGCGTCGACTTCACGGAGTTCAAGCAGATGATGCGCGGCGGCGGGTTCGCTGCACTAGGTAGATGA